A single Oncorhynchus kisutch isolate 150728-3 linkage group LG19, Okis_V2, whole genome shotgun sequence DNA region contains:
- the LOC116355081 gene encoding hyaluronan-mediated motility receptor-like, with translation MEDQVKKYLPSLENHMNEVEKERDDLETAATFEIDKQGLQNQVELMEEKVFLQSQVDVVVQEVSLQSQVDVEVQEVSLQSQVDVEVQEKVTLYWEMEEQRRDFQRMLLETQDKSDTETEHWRRQYEELYAKVKPFQEQLNGFAAERESLLNKNGANQEELTRLADAYARLLGHQNQKQKIRHVVKLKDENISLKQELSKLRAQVSRQKKGGQPQRRVDPSKAFNNQDSKENQQPAATPLRHTSISFSG, from the exons ATGGAGGACCAGGTAAAGAAATATCTGCCATCTCTAGAGAACCACATGaatgaggtagagaaagagagggatgatcTGGAAACAGCAGCAACGTTTGAAATAGACAAACAGGGACTTCAGAACCAGGTAGAACTGATGGAAGAGAAGGTTTTTCTCCAGAGCCAGGTGGATGTGGTGGTCCAGGAGGTTTCTCTCCAGAGCCAGGTGGATGTGGAGGTCCAGGAGGTTTCTCTCCAGAGCCAGGTGGATGTGGAGGTCCAGGAGAAGGTGACTCTCTATTGGGAGATGGAGGAACAGAGAAGAGACTTCCAGAGAATGCTCCTGGAGACTCAAGACAAGAG TGATACAGAGACGGAACACTGGAGGAGACAGTACGAGGAGCTCTACGCCAAGGTCAAGCCCTTCCAG GAGCAGCTGAATGGGTTTGCTGCGGAGCGGGAATCTCTACTGAACAAGAATGGGGCGAACCAGGAGGAGCTAACACGGCTAGCGGACGCCTACGCTCGTCTGCTGGGCCACCAGAACCAGAAACAGAAGATCAGACACGTGGTGAAGCTCAAAGATGAGAACATTTCCCTCAAACAG gagctgtCTAAGCTGCGTGCCCAGGTGTCCCGTCAGAAGAAAGGAGGCCAGCCCCAACGCAGGGTTGACCCCAGCAAAGCCTTCAACAACCAGGACAGCAAGGAGAACCAGCAGCCTGCTGCCACACCTCTCAGACACACCAGCATTTCCTTTAGCGGGTAA